The proteins below come from a single Edaphobacter acidisoli genomic window:
- a CDS encoding glycoside hydrolase domain-containing protein, giving the protein MSHITFPRRDILKGAVSFGALAGIDTLLPAQSAVKTQGDAVDVVPYGIGNWSNLAFDPRGSHRAVVRVGKNSDAVMVRIPWRRRDSDPEKKNVLLTGADGKTQIKNLIRININREFGDLVFQPQNGPGVYFIYYMPFDGPGRSLNYPTVIYPPPVDTADLEWVERNHLGDPSSARQAVWRRLPRARVVEFQAVDAFNFSYPMEVIATEQERDRLLAQNPSAVFLLFPEKGNQSIRMPHDLPYRWIERGANTRFVGNAHRGEFYVMQLGVYAARKSIKDLSVSFSDLRSRSGASIPRFAWTCFNTAGMQWNGEPLTKKVSVVKGDIQPLWIGLPIPENSETESYLGTIKVTDADGASSSVDVRLTVSGESIPNHGDNDPYNLSRLRWLDSRLAEDDSIVPPFIPINRDGNIINILGRSLTVGPNGFPEQICSYYTPDNTDIAEKAREILAAPISLTVIVADAPVRWESHDLQFENHLPGRVSWKVKNVSGPLTMLTHARMEFDGVVEFTVEVSSAQEIAVQDIHLEVPYLREAAVYMMGMGQKGGYRPSSFRWQWNIENNQDSIWIGDVNAGMQVQLYDDHYSRPLNTNFYRLKPLVMPASWSNNGQGGCDLVDHNKSTTMLRCYSGPRTLRAGEALHYNFRLLLTPFKPVNTCEHWNNRYYHNGAPPPAKVKATGANVINIHHATDINPYLNYPFLRAAQMKEYIEKAHALDMKVKIYYTVRELSIHAPEIFALRSFGDEIFVGGPGGGYNWLQEHLGDDYIAGWCVPDKHDATVINSGASRWHNYYVEGINWLAQNVGIDGIYLDDLAFDRVIMQRVRRVLSKNRPDALIDLHSANQYDLRDGFASSANLYMGELPYIDRLWFGEYFNYDSPPDYYLIEISGIPFGLMGEMLQGGGNPWRGMVYGMTARLGHSGDPRSLWKAWDGFGIEGSRMIGYWDPRSPVTTGREDVLATSYVKQGAAMIAIGSWAPATENIRLQIDYHLFGINPAKAIITAPAIENFQDAATFHAGDEIPIPFGRGLLLIISESTA; this is encoded by the coding sequence ATGTCTCACATCACATTTCCACGGCGCGACATTCTAAAGGGAGCAGTTTCGTTTGGTGCGCTCGCCGGAATTGACACTCTATTACCCGCTCAATCGGCTGTGAAGACACAAGGAGACGCTGTTGACGTGGTTCCTTATGGGATCGGTAATTGGTCCAACCTGGCCTTCGATCCCCGTGGAAGTCATCGCGCAGTAGTTCGGGTAGGAAAAAACTCAGATGCGGTTATGGTGCGCATCCCTTGGAGGAGGCGCGATTCAGACCCCGAAAAGAAAAATGTCCTGTTAACCGGAGCAGACGGGAAAACACAGATTAAGAACCTTATCCGCATAAATATTAATCGCGAGTTCGGGGACCTCGTTTTTCAGCCCCAAAACGGACCTGGCGTTTACTTCATTTACTACATGCCCTTTGATGGACCAGGACGCTCATTGAACTATCCCACAGTCATTTATCCTCCTCCAGTCGATACGGCAGATCTGGAGTGGGTGGAGCGGAACCATTTAGGCGATCCGAGTTCCGCGAGGCAGGCGGTGTGGCGCAGGCTTCCACGTGCAAGAGTGGTCGAGTTTCAGGCTGTGGATGCCTTTAACTTCTCTTACCCAATGGAAGTTATTGCCACAGAGCAGGAAAGGGACAGGCTCCTCGCGCAGAATCCATCCGCAGTATTTCTTTTATTCCCGGAGAAGGGGAATCAATCGATCAGAATGCCACACGATTTGCCGTATCGCTGGATAGAGCGCGGAGCAAACACTAGGTTTGTCGGCAATGCTCATCGTGGCGAATTCTACGTGATGCAGTTAGGTGTGTACGCAGCTCGCAAGAGCATAAAAGATCTCAGCGTTAGTTTCTCTGATCTACGCTCCAGATCTGGAGCGAGCATTCCGAGATTTGCGTGGACCTGCTTCAATACTGCTGGGATGCAATGGAATGGCGAGCCGTTGACGAAGAAAGTTTCCGTTGTAAAGGGAGACATCCAGCCGCTTTGGATCGGACTTCCGATCCCGGAAAACTCCGAAACCGAGAGCTATCTCGGGACGATTAAGGTCACAGATGCCGATGGCGCATCGTCATCGGTCGATGTCAGGCTTACCGTCAGTGGCGAGTCTATCCCCAACCACGGCGACAATGATCCCTACAATCTCTCGCGCCTGCGATGGTTGGATTCGAGGTTGGCCGAGGATGACTCGATTGTTCCACCCTTTATTCCTATCAATCGAGACGGGAATATCATCAACATCCTGGGTCGAAGTCTCACGGTTGGCCCTAACGGCTTCCCTGAGCAAATCTGCAGTTATTACACTCCTGACAATACCGACATTGCAGAGAAGGCTCGAGAGATTCTGGCGGCCCCGATCTCGTTGACCGTTATAGTTGCGGATGCGCCTGTGCGGTGGGAATCTCACGATCTGCAGTTTGAAAACCATCTGCCGGGAAGAGTGAGCTGGAAGGTGAAAAATGTATCGGGCCCTCTGACAATGCTTACGCATGCGCGTATGGAATTTGATGGGGTCGTGGAGTTCACAGTTGAGGTTTCCAGCGCACAAGAGATTGCGGTTCAAGACATACACCTTGAAGTACCGTATCTGCGCGAGGCCGCCGTCTACATGATGGGCATGGGGCAAAAAGGTGGCTATCGTCCATCCTCCTTCCGTTGGCAATGGAATATCGAAAATAACCAAGACTCCATATGGATCGGTGATGTGAACGCCGGCATGCAGGTGCAACTCTATGACGACCATTATTCACGGCCACTCAATACTAATTTTTACCGACTCAAGCCTCTCGTAATGCCAGCGTCGTGGTCGAATAATGGACAAGGTGGATGCGATCTTGTTGATCACAACAAGTCAACAACCATGCTTCGCTGCTACAGCGGTCCGCGCACACTACGTGCTGGCGAAGCGCTGCATTACAACTTCCGGTTGCTGCTGACTCCGTTTAAGCCGGTGAATACATGCGAGCACTGGAACAATCGCTACTATCACAATGGTGCTCCTCCGCCTGCTAAGGTCAAGGCGACGGGCGCGAATGTCATCAACATTCATCATGCAACCGACATCAACCCATATCTGAACTATCCGTTTTTGCGTGCTGCACAGATGAAGGAATACATCGAGAAGGCGCATGCGCTCGACATGAAGGTGAAAATCTACTACACCGTCCGCGAGCTTTCCATTCATGCTCCTGAGATATTCGCGTTACGCAGCTTTGGTGATGAGATCTTTGTAGGAGGCCCTGGTGGGGGATACAACTGGCTGCAGGAACATCTCGGCGATGACTACATTGCAGGCTGGTGTGTCCCCGACAAACATGATGCCACGGTCATCAATAGCGGCGCCTCGCGGTGGCACAACTATTACGTAGAGGGGATCAATTGGTTGGCACAGAATGTTGGTATCGATGGCATCTATCTTGATGACCTTGCATTCGATCGAGTTATTATGCAGCGCGTCCGCAGGGTACTTAGCAAGAACCGCCCGGATGCGCTGATCGATCTGCATTCGGCCAATCAATATGATTTGCGTGATGGATTCGCAAGCAGCGCAAACCTGTACATGGGCGAACTGCCGTATATTGACCGGCTGTGGTTCGGCGAATATTTCAACTACGACTCTCCGCCTGATTATTATCTGATTGAAATTTCCGGTATTCCATTCGGGTTGATGGGCGAGATGCTACAAGGAGGCGGCAATCCCTGGCGCGGCATGGTATATGGCATGACAGCGAGGCTGGGTCATTCTGGTGACCCGCGTTCTCTATGGAAAGCCTGGGATGGTTTCGGCATCGAAGGCAGTCGAATGATTGGATATTGGGATCCGCGTTCGCCGGTAACAACAGGCCGCGAGGATGTGTTGGCGACAAGCTATGTAAAGCAAGGCGCTGCGATGATTGCGATTGGAAGTTGGGCGCCCGCCACGGAAAACATTCGCTTACAAATTGACTACCATCTGTTTGGCATTAATCCGGCAAAGGCTATCATTACAGCGCCCGCAATTGAGAACTTTCAGGATGCGGCCACCTTCCACGCTGGTGATGAAATTCCAATACCGTTCGGACGAGGTCTGCTTTTGATCATTTCAGAGAGCACTGCATAA
- a CDS encoding carbohydrate-binding family 9-like protein produces the protein MPKVSAILFLGLTLWSQTNRASAATFKSIRAPKDVPLETSPQSAFWRGAEPVYFEADNFGHPVPSLWTEVRSRWTNDNLYLLFRCSYSQLYLKPFPHTATETNLLWNWDVAETFIGYDFRHIHHYKEFEVSPQGERVDLDINSQDPQKPGVWTWNSGFQVAARIDSKNKVWYGAMRIPFGAIDPEPPHIGTMLRINLFRCQGPPPDRKLLAWQTPMSKTFHVPEKFGLLMLVDQP, from the coding sequence ATGCCGAAAGTATCCGCAATCCTCTTTTTAGGGCTCACACTTTGGAGCCAGACAAACCGAGCGAGCGCAGCAACCTTCAAAAGCATTCGAGCGCCAAAAGATGTCCCGTTGGAAACAAGCCCGCAATCGGCATTCTGGCGCGGAGCAGAACCAGTCTATTTTGAAGCTGATAATTTCGGCCATCCAGTGCCTTCTCTATGGACAGAGGTCCGATCGCGATGGACGAATGACAATCTGTATTTGCTCTTCAGGTGCTCCTACAGCCAGCTCTATCTGAAGCCATTCCCTCATACAGCTACGGAAACTAACCTGCTCTGGAACTGGGACGTGGCCGAAACATTCATCGGATATGACTTTAGACATATTCACCACTACAAAGAATTTGAAGTGTCACCGCAGGGTGAGCGGGTTGATCTCGATATCAACTCGCAAGACCCGCAAAAGCCAGGTGTGTGGACATGGAATTCGGGCTTTCAGGTTGCAGCCCGCATCGACTCTAAAAACAAAGTATGGTATGGAGCCATGCGTATTCCATTCGGGGCAATTGATCCTGAGCCACCGCATATTGGAACCATGCTCCGCATCAATCTCTTCCGGTGTCAAGGACCGCCACCTGATCGAAAGCTTCTTGCATGGCAAACTCCCATGAGCAAAACGTTCCATGTTCCGGAGAAATTCGGACTACTCATGCTTGTTGACCAGCCTTAG
- a CDS encoding DUF5107 domain-containing protein, with translation MKVAHCVLIAGLTVFLMQSATPAQGQSVRAWESTIVIPTYKLGPADPNPPFPLVNSHPVYPYTMLDDLTDQREAKTYRALYLENKYLKITILPQLGGHVYSVYDKVDHREVLYRNHVIKYGLVGPRGAWISGGMEFSFPFAHTTDTVSAVESALQRNPDGSATAFVGAVDWVSNMYWQIAITLRPNTSRLEQGVTLFNATPLNHLYLFWTNTAVKATDDMQYVYPMRETISDDPFAIVQNWPVWNGVDQSWYKNNPSAIAIFARDVQRNFFGVYYKKSDYGVVHVADFRQDPGKKLWSWGTAPSGKIWDHILSDNDGSYNEIQSGRFYTQGYREFMNPRSVERWTEYWYPVRGLDGGFVEATSQMAVNVSYLAEQGKPQVKLTISPVAEVSGATVLFKQGAKVLRTFHPDTLLPLQPISYTVPVENLDDVRKDLEVEIDSQQGKPLMHWSASAPIDGNPDLVPSVGNALRSKPVTTATTSVEELYMNGLFLEKSGEMDAALKLYEQALSRDPNFVPALVHEALYYYRAADFKTARQMIARARQQDEENPLAAYASGLIYRASRQISLAEDAFWTSIHYGTALAPGNFSAAAFVELGEIETLQGNNARALEFFKKAIDYNPDDAFALADLAVAQRLNGDPKTAATISERALQIMPLLPYALAEHWQDMQAQNKAGTSSSSVVKRWNSTIDNDPQNYIAIASWYHRMGVWKSSEAVLHAGLAGNSALNIEAMAYYYLAANAKRLGNLSQAKAYSLKAASLPIAQTFPNRLTDVAVLADVIRQYPGDAHARYALGNFLFAHARYDEAATLWADALNEGFNDPVLLCNLGVYQWRVKQNLADAAAYYVRAIHLSPNDYRLYTDLDEIYEEQGNNAARTGLFRNTPTQVLAQDTVRARHALLYLETSRPDEALAQLSNHIFKPWEGGVIIHNIFVAANVDRGKQELANGQFAEAERSFRAAMQYPESFGTGEPAEPETAEQLYWLGIALQKQGKIEETMSVWQKAAAQGTGKIDVSVVFAALAEKKLGHASQAQQVLSRCIQAATKPDVSANAYYLAGIAEYYSDNISLARNYFTHVLQIDPLFWQARVALYSL, from the coding sequence ATGAAAGTTGCCCATTGTGTGCTGATTGCAGGTCTGACCGTCTTTCTCATGCAGTCAGCGACCCCAGCGCAAGGGCAATCGGTTCGCGCGTGGGAGAGCACAATTGTGATCCCGACCTACAAGCTCGGGCCTGCGGACCCGAATCCCCCGTTCCCCTTGGTCAATTCGCACCCAGTGTATCCCTATACCATGCTGGATGATCTTACAGACCAGCGCGAGGCCAAGACATACCGCGCGCTATACCTTGAAAACAAATACCTCAAGATCACCATTCTTCCGCAGTTGGGTGGACACGTGTACTCGGTATACGACAAGGTGGACCATCGTGAGGTTCTCTATCGCAACCATGTGATCAAGTATGGACTTGTTGGGCCACGAGGCGCATGGATCTCGGGAGGCATGGAATTCAGCTTTCCATTCGCACACACTACAGACACGGTTTCCGCCGTTGAGTCGGCGTTGCAACGCAATCCTGATGGGAGTGCCACTGCATTCGTCGGTGCGGTGGATTGGGTTTCCAATATGTATTGGCAGATAGCTATAACTCTGCGGCCCAATACGTCACGACTAGAGCAAGGTGTAACACTCTTCAACGCGACTCCTCTAAACCATTTGTATTTGTTCTGGACGAACACCGCGGTCAAGGCCACAGATGACATGCAATACGTCTATCCGATGCGTGAAACCATCTCCGACGATCCTTTTGCCATTGTGCAGAACTGGCCGGTATGGAATGGGGTAGACCAAAGCTGGTATAAGAACAACCCCAGCGCAATTGCGATCTTTGCGCGAGACGTTCAGCGGAATTTCTTCGGTGTCTACTACAAGAAATCTGACTACGGAGTGGTGCACGTAGCGGACTTCCGCCAGGATCCTGGAAAGAAGCTGTGGAGCTGGGGAACCGCTCCTAGTGGAAAAATCTGGGACCACATCCTCAGTGACAACGACGGCTCCTACAATGAGATTCAGAGCGGGCGCTTCTACACGCAGGGCTATAGGGAATTTATGAATCCGCGTAGTGTGGAGCGGTGGACCGAGTACTGGTATCCCGTTCGCGGTCTCGACGGCGGCTTTGTGGAAGCGACCAGCCAAATGGCTGTGAATGTGTCATATCTCGCCGAGCAGGGCAAGCCTCAGGTAAAGCTTACTATCAGTCCAGTGGCTGAGGTCTCAGGCGCTACGGTGCTCTTCAAGCAGGGAGCGAAGGTTCTCAGGACATTCCATCCTGACACACTTCTTCCTTTGCAGCCCATTTCCTACACCGTTCCGGTTGAAAACCTCGACGATGTTCGAAAGGATCTGGAAGTTGAGATTGACTCCCAGCAGGGCAAGCCTCTCATGCATTGGAGCGCAAGCGCGCCCATCGACGGCAATCCCGACCTTGTGCCGTCAGTAGGAAACGCGCTTCGCAGCAAACCGGTCACGACGGCAACGACATCAGTGGAAGAGCTTTACATGAACGGCCTGTTCCTTGAGAAATCGGGAGAGATGGATGCTGCGCTTAAGCTCTACGAGCAAGCTCTGAGCAGGGATCCGAACTTTGTACCTGCGCTCGTGCATGAGGCTCTTTACTATTACCGCGCGGCTGACTTCAAAACAGCCCGGCAGATGATTGCGCGAGCGCGCCAGCAGGACGAGGAGAATCCGTTAGCGGCCTATGCTTCTGGTCTCATTTATCGGGCGAGCAGACAGATATCGCTCGCAGAAGACGCATTCTGGACATCCATCCATTACGGTACGGCTCTGGCGCCGGGCAATTTTTCGGCCGCTGCTTTTGTCGAACTCGGCGAAATCGAAACGCTGCAAGGAAATAATGCGCGGGCTTTGGAGTTCTTCAAGAAGGCCATTGATTACAACCCGGACGATGCATTCGCATTGGCGGACCTTGCCGTAGCGCAGCGTTTGAATGGCGATCCTAAAACAGCTGCTACGATCTCAGAGCGAGCTCTTCAAATAATGCCTCTGTTGCCGTATGCGCTGGCCGAACATTGGCAGGATATGCAGGCACAAAACAAAGCAGGTACCTCTAGTTCGTCTGTGGTCAAAAGGTGGAACAGTACCATCGACAACGATCCACAGAATTACATTGCAATTGCCTCCTGGTATCACCGGATGGGTGTGTGGAAGTCATCGGAGGCTGTTCTACATGCTGGGCTAGCAGGTAACTCTGCTCTGAACATCGAGGCGATGGCATACTATTACCTTGCTGCCAACGCCAAGAGGCTTGGCAATCTATCGCAGGCAAAAGCATATTCCCTGAAGGCAGCGTCTCTGCCGATTGCGCAGACCTTTCCCAATCGCCTTACCGATGTTGCTGTCCTCGCAGATGTCATCAGGCAATACCCTGGTGATGCACATGCCAGGTACGCGCTGGGCAACTTCTTGTTTGCTCATGCTCGTTATGATGAAGCGGCAACACTTTGGGCCGATGCGCTGAATGAGGGATTCAACGACCCCGTCCTACTTTGCAATCTTGGTGTGTATCAGTGGCGTGTAAAGCAGAACCTTGCCGATGCTGCTGCGTACTACGTGCGCGCCATCCATCTAAGCCCGAACGACTACAGACTCTACACAGATCTCGACGAAATTTACGAAGAGCAGGGAAACAATGCGGCCAGGACGGGGCTATTTCGCAATACCCCGACACAGGTTCTTGCGCAGGATACTGTGCGCGCTCGCCACGCACTCCTCTACCTTGAAACTTCAAGACCGGATGAAGCACTCGCGCAGCTTTCCAATCACATCTTCAAGCCGTGGGAGGGCGGCGTCATCATCCACAACATATTTGTGGCCGCGAATGTAGATAGAGGCAAGCAGGAGTTGGCAAATGGCCAATTTGCAGAGGCGGAGCGGTCCTTCCGTGCAGCCATGCAATATCCAGAGAGTTTCGGTACAGGGGAGCCTGCAGAGCCAGAGACCGCAGAGCAACTCTATTGGCTCGGGATCGCTTTGCAAAAGCAAGGGAAGATTGAAGAAACTATGTCAGTTTGGCAAAAAGCTGCGGCGCAGGGAACTGGAAAAATAGATGTATCGGTGGTCTTCGCGGCACTCGCTGAGAAAAAGCTCGGTCATGCCTCACAGGCGCAGCAGGTTCTTTCGCGCTGCATACAGGCCGCGACGAAACCAGACGTGTCTGCTAACGCCTACTATCTTGCAGGAATCGCTGAATATTACAGCGACAATATATCCCTTGCCCGCAATTACTTCACCCATGTTCTTCAGATCGATCCACTCTTTTGGCAGGCACGAGTCGCGCTTTACAGCCTCTAG
- a CDS encoding ABC-F family ATP-binding cassette domain-containing protein gives MPPILNAQGASKRFGAVPLFQDINFTVSDGDRIGLIGPNGAGKSTLLAILAGEQESDSGEVAVRKRASIAYVKQESTFASGLRVRDVLESALARAGVAERDREGQLRETAGRTGFPDLATEAATLSGGWRKRLAIAEAIVSHPDVLLLDEPTNHLDLAGIQWLEELLNQSDFACVMVSHDRYFLENVATEIVELNRVYAEGLLRVKGSYSKFLEGRAAYLDAQSRLQESLRNRVRVELEWLRRGPKARATKAKARIDNAHELIAQLQNVESRSQTSTAGIEFAATDRKTKRLVELENVSLSFSEKTIVEDLTFLVTNGTRVGLVGPNGSGKTTILRLLTGELAPTSGSISQAAALRIVYFSQMRELPEGVTLRRALAPDSDSVIYQGGVVHVASYASKFLFTSEQLNQPVDRLSGGERARVLIARLMLEPADLLLLDEPTNDLDIATLEILEDSLLEYPGALVLVTHDRFMLDRVSTVVLGLDGRGHTERFADYTQWERRMEEQETANRATAQSEAKPQSETKSQAEASQPAKKKLSYLEAREFATIEDRIEEAELQLAAARSRVEDPAIASDAAALTKALAELEQAKATVDSLVERWAELTAQAG, from the coding sequence ATGCCCCCGATTCTTAACGCACAGGGCGCTTCAAAGCGTTTCGGCGCTGTGCCCCTATTTCAGGACATCAACTTCACAGTCTCTGACGGTGATCGCATCGGCCTCATTGGCCCGAACGGCGCAGGCAAATCAACCCTCTTAGCGATTCTTGCCGGCGAGCAGGAGTCTGACTCTGGCGAGGTCGCGGTCCGCAAGCGAGCCAGCATAGCTTACGTGAAGCAGGAGTCGACCTTCGCGTCCGGGCTGAGGGTACGCGACGTTCTGGAGAGCGCTCTCGCTCGGGCCGGAGTCGCCGAGAGGGATCGCGAAGGCCAACTGCGGGAGACCGCCGGCCGGACCGGCTTTCCCGACCTTGCCACTGAAGCGGCAACCCTCTCCGGCGGCTGGCGCAAACGACTCGCGATCGCTGAAGCCATCGTGAGCCACCCTGACGTCCTGCTGCTCGATGAACCGACCAACCACCTGGATCTGGCAGGTATTCAATGGTTAGAGGAGCTTCTGAACCAGTCGGATTTTGCATGCGTGATGGTCAGCCACGATCGATATTTTCTGGAGAATGTCGCCACCGAAATCGTCGAGCTCAACCGCGTCTACGCCGAAGGCCTGCTGCGAGTGAAGGGAAGCTATTCGAAGTTTCTTGAGGGCCGAGCTGCGTACCTGGACGCGCAGTCGCGGCTGCAGGAATCGCTTCGAAACCGCGTCCGAGTGGAGTTGGAGTGGCTGCGCCGCGGGCCGAAAGCACGAGCCACCAAAGCGAAGGCGCGCATCGACAACGCTCACGAACTGATTGCGCAGTTGCAGAATGTCGAATCACGATCTCAGACGTCCACGGCAGGCATCGAGTTCGCTGCCACAGATCGAAAGACGAAGCGCCTGGTCGAGCTTGAGAATGTCTCGCTCAGCTTCAGTGAAAAAACGATCGTAGAGGACCTCACGTTTCTGGTCACGAACGGTACGCGCGTCGGACTCGTCGGTCCGAACGGCAGTGGGAAGACCACCATCCTGCGATTGCTCACAGGAGAGCTTGCTCCAACCTCAGGCTCGATCTCGCAGGCTGCAGCCCTTCGCATCGTTTACTTTTCGCAGATGCGGGAACTCCCCGAAGGCGTAACGCTTCGTCGAGCACTCGCACCTGACTCCGATTCGGTTATTTACCAGGGAGGTGTTGTCCATGTCGCCAGCTACGCAAGCAAGTTCCTCTTCACGAGCGAGCAACTGAACCAGCCAGTGGACCGGCTCAGCGGCGGCGAGCGCGCTCGCGTGCTGATCGCGCGTCTGATGCTTGAGCCGGCCGACCTGCTGCTGCTCGATGAGCCTACGAATGATCTCGATATCGCAACACTCGAGATACTTGAAGACAGTCTGCTCGAGTACCCGGGTGCACTGGTGCTGGTCACCCATGACCGATTTATGCTGGATCGCGTCTCAACCGTAGTGTTGGGGCTTGATGGCCGCGGTCACACTGAGCGCTTCGCAGATTACACGCAGTGGGAGCGCAGGATGGAGGAGCAGGAGACCGCGAACCGAGCTACTGCGCAGTCCGAAGCCAAGCCGCAATCCGAGACGAAGTCTCAGGCAGAAGCTTCGCAACCAGCAAAGAAGAAGCTCTCCTATCTGGAGGCCCGCGAGTTCGCGACCATCGAAGATCGGATCGAAGAGGCTGAACTGCAACTTGCGGCCGCGCGTTCTAGAGTCGAGGATCCGGCAATCGCAAGTGACGCTGCTGCGCTCACCAAGGCCCTTGCCGAACTGGAACAAGCAAAGGCGACCGTCGACAGCCTCGTAGAGCGCTGGGCAGAACTTACCGCGCAGGCCGGCTAG